The Flavobacterium piscisymbiosum genome includes a region encoding these proteins:
- a CDS encoding M15 family metallopeptidase, with protein sequence MTINTSSKFRFLLFFSIILFVPTVKAQNEAYSEPQSQEIADTTFVNLKDYSKDFVYDMKYATEDNFLKAKVYDCAECLLRYKTVQALVAANKEFMKNGCKIKIYDCYRPLSIQKKMWEIVSNPEYVADPKKGSIHNRGGAVDISLVYADGIELEMGTKFDFFGIQASHNYKKLPVPVIANRKYLKSIMIKNGFNSFDSEWWHYNLKTGLKDKVSNQTWKCD encoded by the coding sequence ATGACAATAAACACATCTTCAAAATTTCGTTTTTTATTATTCTTCAGTATTATTTTGTTTGTGCCTACGGTAAAAGCGCAAAACGAAGCGTATTCAGAACCTCAAAGTCAAGAAATTGCAGATACTACTTTTGTGAATTTAAAAGATTATAGCAAAGATTTTGTTTATGATATGAAGTATGCAACAGAAGATAATTTTCTAAAAGCAAAAGTATACGATTGCGCCGAATGTTTATTGCGTTACAAGACCGTTCAGGCGCTTGTAGCGGCCAATAAAGAATTTATGAAGAATGGATGTAAAATAAAAATATACGATTGTTACAGACCTTTATCTATCCAAAAGAAAATGTGGGAGATCGTATCAAATCCAGAGTATGTTGCAGATCCTAAAAAAGGCTCCATCCATAATAGAGGAGGAGCCGTAGATATTTCGTTAGTATATGCCGATGGTATCGAACTTGAAATGGGAACTAAATTTGATTTTTTCGGAATTCAGGCCAGTCATAATTATAAAAAACTACCGGTTCCTGTAATCGCAAATAGAAAATATCTTAAATCCATCATGATAAAAAATGGCTTCAATTCATTTGATTCAGAGTGGTGGCATTATAATTTAAAAACCGGTTTAAAAGATAAAGTCTCCAACCAAACCTGGAAATGTGATTAA